The following coding sequences are from one Methanohalophilus halophilus window:
- a CDS encoding CBS domain-containing protein produces the protein MTVEGEFSGRQPFFEEEGLDLEEKCKDVLVRDIMITDPVTIKGEDHVEKIFDLFNKEHFHTYPVVDENGDLLGIIDQNTILQLLLTRRVSRLDHTHLMAVRSLSQSARGIMIPHPVTITSDMTLCEIAETMIKHKVERFCVVDEKKLVGIVCKSDVIQAIYSSRS, from the coding sequence ATGACCGTAGAAGGGGAGTTCAGTGGCAGGCAGCCTTTCTTCGAAGAGGAGGGGTTAGACCTTGAAGAGAAATGCAAGGATGTTCTTGTCAGGGATATAATGATAACTGATCCGGTCACCATAAAAGGTGAGGATCATGTAGAGAAAATCTTTGACCTGTTCAATAAAGAACATTTCCACACTTACCCGGTTGTAGATGAAAACGGTGATCTGCTGGGTATAATCGATCAGAATACAATTCTCCAATTATTACTTACAAGACGTGTATCGCGACTTGACCATACTCATCTTATGGCTGTCAGGTCTCTCAGCCAATCAGCCCGCGGGATCATGATACCCCATCCCGTAACCATAACTTCCGACATGACTCTGTGTGAAATAGCGGAAACAATGATAAAACACAAGGTAGAGCGGTTCTGTGTGGTTGATGAGAAAAAACTGGTGGGAATTGTATGTAAATCGGATGTCATTCAGGCAATTTACAGTTCAAGGAGTTGA
- a CDS encoding energy-coupling factor ABC transporter ATP-binding protein → MVILETRGLKYSYPDGTHAVKGVDIKLKKGKRIAFVGKNGSGKSTLFLLLNGTLKPAEGKIFYDGKELVYDQASLREIRKNVGIVFQNSDDQVFAPTVYQDVAFGPVNLGYSKTEIEKKVNGTLEYFGLSGLKDKPPHHLSGGQKKRVAIAGIVAMDPQAIILDEPLASLDPVGADELLDVLHELNHMGTSLIISTHDVDLAYSWADYVFFMVDGEVIGEGTPDEVFQDDELLRQANLKRPVTFDIYKEIERRGLAHGNRQPRTVPEIVDTLKPPELMWVEVPPETREGDILNLGVLHGEYALHCPYEAVNARVLHIHDGGWAIVELTRHGIKAGGILIYDMDRFDPAGFDGFLEKENIDIVGAMGKKSKLMAEKNSLCVDISTGVIDRTILMALCGKRCMILTSGGMIPHSMKRINEYIDRSGIALNVTVLNGN, encoded by the coding sequence ATGGTAATACTTGAAACACGTGGACTGAAATATTCCTATCCTGACGGGACCCATGCTGTCAAAGGTGTAGACATTAAGTTAAAGAAGGGCAAAAGAATTGCTTTTGTAGGAAAAAACGGCTCGGGCAAATCTACCTTATTTTTGTTACTTAACGGTACCCTCAAGCCTGCTGAAGGCAAGATATTTTATGATGGTAAAGAATTGGTTTACGATCAGGCTTCCCTGAGGGAAATAAGAAAAAATGTTGGTATTGTTTTCCAGAATTCCGATGATCAGGTGTTTGCACCCACCGTCTATCAGGATGTGGCTTTTGGGCCAGTCAATCTTGGCTACAGCAAGACTGAGATTGAAAAGAAGGTAAACGGGACCCTGGAGTATTTCGGCCTGAGTGGACTTAAGGATAAACCTCCGCATCATTTGAGTGGAGGTCAGAAAAAGAGGGTTGCGATTGCGGGAATCGTGGCTATGGATCCCCAGGCCATCATATTGGATGAACCACTTGCAAGCCTGGATCCGGTAGGCGCTGATGAACTTCTTGATGTACTGCACGAACTCAATCATATGGGTACCAGTCTGATCATTTCCACCCATGATGTTGATCTGGCCTACAGCTGGGCAGATTATGTTTTCTTCATGGTGGACGGGGAGGTTATCGGGGAAGGCACTCCGGATGAAGTATTCCAGGATGATGAACTGCTGCGACAGGCCAACCTGAAACGGCCGGTGACCTTTGATATATATAAGGAGATTGAAAGGCGCGGGCTTGCCCATGGAAACAGGCAGCCCAGGACCGTGCCGGAAATCGTGGATACTCTCAAACCCCCGGAATTAATGTGGGTGGAAGTGCCTCCGGAAACCCGGGAAGGCGACATATTGAATCTGGGTGTACTGCATGGTGAATATGCGCTGCACTGTCCTTATGAAGCGGTCAATGCCCGTGTTTTGCATATCCATGATGGAGGATGGGCGATTGTGGAGCTTACAAGGCATGGCATAAAAGCCGGTGGCATCCTGATCTACGATATGGATAGGTTCGATCCGGCTGGTTTTGATGGATTCCTGGAAAAAGAGAATATTGATATTGTGGGTGCCATGGGTAAAAAGAGCAAACTTATGGCTGAGAAAAACTCGTTATGTGTCGATATATCTACCGGAGTTATTGACCGCACCATCCTGATGGCATTATGCGGCAAAAGATGTATGATATTGACCAGTGGGGGTATGATCCCCCATTCGATGAAAAGGATCAATGAATATATTGACAGAAGTGGCATAGCCCTGAATGTCACGGTCCTGAATGGGAATTGA
- a CDS encoding energy-coupling factor ABC transporter permease, with protein MHIFEGFLPSPWWQLWFVFSIPVIMFGMYRLNKLVSERRDLLPLLAVAGAFIFVLSSLKLPSVTGSSSHPTGTGMAAIMFGPAVTAVLGVIVLLYQALFLAHGGLTTLGANVASMGIIGPLAAYLIYKAGMKANINFYVVVFFAATFADWITYVVTSTQLALAFPSQAGGFVGSLQAFLAIFATTQVPLAIMEGALTALIFKYIIQVKSDALVELKVISQETVNKIKGVSA; from the coding sequence ATGCATATATTCGAAGGATTTCTGCCCTCCCCCTGGTGGCAATTGTGGTTTGTATTCTCTATTCCGGTTATAATGTTCGGTATGTATCGCCTCAACAAATTAGTCTCTGAAAGACGTGATCTCCTGCCTTTACTTGCAGTAGCAGGCGCGTTCATATTCGTCCTGTCTTCCCTGAAATTACCCTCTGTAACGGGTAGTTCGTCCCACCCAACGGGAACGGGAATGGCCGCTATAATGTTTGGCCCGGCAGTCACAGCGGTACTGGGTGTAATCGTACTGTTGTACCAGGCTCTTTTCCTGGCGCATGGCGGATTGACAACCCTCGGGGCAAATGTGGCTTCAATGGGTATTATTGGTCCGCTAGCTGCATATTTGATCTATAAAGCAGGTATGAAGGCCAATATCAATTTCTATGTGGTGGTTTTCTTTGCGGCTACCTTTGCGGATTGGATTACCTATGTAGTAACATCCACCCAGCTTGCCCTGGCATTCCCGTCACAGGCTGGCGGATTTGTGGGATCTCTCCAGGCCTTTTTGGCGATATTTGCCACCACGCAGGTACCGCTGGCTATAATGGAAGGTGCTTTGACTGCATTGATATTCAAGTACATTATACAGGTCAAGAGCGATGCCCTTGTGGAATTGAAAGTAATCTCTCAGGAAACTGTTAACAAGATCAAGGGGGTTTCTGCATGA
- the cbiQ gene encoding cobalt ECF transporter T component CbiQ gives MTKMLDDYALLSPLRYTNNWLKIGVVGFGILMGISSESWLVPFSIAICMSLATLIFGRVPPKFYLKLLMGPAAFVVLSVIIIAFFFGSGPELFGFDVLEYRLGVNTGGLSMAFLVFSRTLGGMCCLFFLALTTPMVELFSVLKKTGLPDSFIELSMMMYRYIFVFLDVAWCIKHAQTVRLGYHDLRTSLHSMAMLCSTLFLRSWEQGEKTFVAMDARCYDGKMMIFEEKRPVNFSEVALSLTYMVAIVGVWYVSNSMLEASLW, from the coding sequence ATGACCAAGATGCTTGATGATTACGCACTGCTCAGCCCCCTGCGTTATACCAATAACTGGTTGAAAATAGGGGTTGTTGGTTTTGGGATTCTTATGGGTATATCTTCTGAATCCTGGCTTGTGCCTTTTTCTATAGCCATCTGTATGTCGCTGGCAACGCTTATTTTTGGGAGAGTCCCTCCGAAATTCTACCTGAAGCTCCTGATGGGGCCTGCAGCTTTTGTTGTGCTAAGTGTAATCATTATTGCCTTCTTTTTTGGCAGTGGTCCTGAACTTTTTGGTTTCGATGTGCTGGAATATCGTCTGGGTGTGAATACCGGTGGGCTGTCAATGGCTTTTCTGGTATTTTCCAGGACTCTGGGAGGAATGTGCTGCCTGTTCTTCCTGGCACTGACAACACCCATGGTGGAGCTTTTTTCGGTACTTAAAAAAACGGGATTGCCTGATTCTTTCATCGAACTGTCAATGATGATGTACAGGTACATCTTTGTGTTTCTGGATGTTGCCTGGTGTATCAAGCATGCCCAGACAGTAAGGCTGGGTTATCACGACCTAAGAACATCCCTGCATTCCATGGCCATGCTCTGTTCGACTCTTTTTTTGAGGTCCTGGGAGCAGGGAGAAAAAACATTTGTGGCAATGGATGCCCGCTGTTATGACGGGAAAATGATGATTTTTGAAGAAAAAAGACCGGTGAATTTTTCAGAAGTTGCATTGAGCCTGACTTACATGGTTGCAATCGTGGGGGTATGGTACGTTTCTAATAGTATGCTGGAGGCTAGTTTATGGTAA
- a CDS encoding energy-coupling factor ABC transporter substrate-binding protein gives MKIGKGEIIFAVIALFFVASFFYGMAVNPGSEFGGADGAAEGVITDVTGGYEPWVGNMGFEPPGGETESLLFALQAAIGAVVIGYFFGYYKGKGRSD, from the coding sequence ATGAAGATCGGCAAAGGTGAGATCATATTCGCTGTGATTGCTTTATTCTTTGTGGCATCCTTTTTCTACGGGATGGCTGTAAACCCGGGTTCTGAGTTCGGGGGCGCAGACGGTGCTGCCGAGGGCGTTATCACTGATGTAACGGGTGGTTATGAGCCCTGGGTCGGTAACATGGGATTTGAACCTCCAGGTGGGGAAACTGAAAGTCTCCTGTTCGCACTGCAGGCAGCTATCGGTGCAGTTGTGATAGGATACTTCTTTGGTTACTATAAGGGTAAAGGTCGCTCTGACTGA
- a CDS encoding cation:proton antiporter: MMEFLFQILVILLAARLLSEVSERVGMPGILGEILAGLLLGLLIVEETEAIASVAELGAIFLLFTAGYKEVHIEDLKASSKKAIVATFFQIAAAFVAGFALGRFFEFGFVESLFLAVAFSPTSIGVVVKTLLDMGYLSSKPGSMMLTSAIFDDIIGIFLLSIVVTVGKYNAFPTATQFMLLLGKLVFFIGIMVILGYRVFPYIFNYVQKMHSKESIFAAVVLIALFSAYFAEIMELDAVIGAFIGGVMLSNVPVAKINDIQSKVSGLAYGILVPIFFAHIGMAVELEALNTLGSFTILVVVLALLGKLIGGFVGAKAIGFDSYESFIFGSGVMPRAGVELVVISIGREMGIIGDEIFSAVVLMVAVSIIISPIILKFAIQKDKQKDTSTPVG, encoded by the coding sequence ATGATGGAGTTTCTGTTCCAGATCCTTGTCATTTTACTGGCGGCCAGGTTGTTGTCCGAGGTTTCCGAGAGAGTGGGTATGCCCGGTATTCTGGGGGAAATCCTTGCCGGATTGCTGCTTGGCCTGTTGATTGTGGAAGAAACCGAAGCAATTGCTTCTGTTGCGGAACTGGGAGCTATTTTCCTTCTGTTTACTGCAGGCTATAAGGAAGTGCATATTGAAGACCTGAAAGCTTCATCAAAAAAGGCCATTGTTGCAACTTTTTTCCAGATAGCTGCTGCCTTTGTTGCAGGTTTTGCACTGGGCAGGTTTTTTGAGTTTGGTTTTGTTGAAAGCCTCTTTCTGGCTGTGGCTTTCAGTCCTACCAGTATAGGAGTTGTGGTAAAAACACTGCTTGATATGGGTTACCTGTCCAGTAAACCCGGCTCCATGATGCTGACCTCGGCGATTTTCGATGACATTATAGGTATTTTCCTGTTATCCATAGTAGTTACTGTAGGGAAGTACAATGCATTCCCTACTGCCACTCAATTTATGCTCTTACTGGGAAAACTGGTGTTTTTCATTGGAATCATGGTGATACTGGGTTACCGGGTTTTCCCTTATATTTTCAATTACGTGCAGAAGATGCATTCAAAAGAATCCATATTCGCTGCGGTGGTCCTGATTGCCCTGTTTTCGGCATATTTTGCAGAGATAATGGAGCTTGATGCGGTCATTGGTGCTTTTATCGGGGGTGTGATGCTTTCCAATGTACCGGTTGCAAAAATAAACGATATACAGAGCAAGGTATCGGGTCTGGCTTATGGTATACTTGTGCCTATCTTTTTTGCTCATATAGGTATGGCTGTGGAACTGGAAGCCCTGAATACCCTGGGTTCTTTCACCATTCTGGTTGTGGTCCTGGCACTGCTGGGTAAACTCATAGGGGGCTTTGTGGGTGCCAAAGCTATTGGTTTTGATTCCTATGAAAGTTTCATATTTGGTTCAGGGGTCATGCCCAGGGCGGGTGTGGAACTTGTGGTGATCTCCATTGGCAGGGAAATGGGAATAATAGGAGACGAAATCTTTTCAGCCGTGGTTCTGATGGTGGCAGTTTCTATCATAATCTCACCTATTATACTCAAGTTTGCAATACAAAAGGACAAGCAAAAAGACACCTCTACCCCTGTGGGTTGA
- a CDS encoding cobalt-precorrin-7 (C(5))-methyltransferase, whose translation MIVVGVGVGPGMLTEQGIETIETAAEVYGSPRSLQLAGSYIKGEAKKITDYRNLHLLGEDAVVLSTGDPMFSGLGKFAGEGDSIIPGISSMQVACARTKTSMNGLAVITAHGRDPHPAREAFVAEIKLGKNVLLLPADTFGSLEVAKILEEMGVHARIYVCEKLGYPEESIIEGTVANPPVAQSTLYCLLVVR comes from the coding sequence ATGATAGTTGTGGGTGTGGGAGTGGGGCCCGGAATGCTCACAGAACAGGGCATCGAGACAATCGAAACTGCAGCTGAGGTGTATGGTTCTCCCCGGTCCCTTCAGCTTGCTGGTTCTTATATAAAGGGAGAGGCAAAGAAGATAACGGATTACAGGAACCTGCACCTGCTGGGCGAAGATGCTGTAGTGCTTTCCACTGGAGATCCTATGTTTTCAGGCCTTGGCAAGTTTGCCGGAGAAGGGGACAGCATAATTCCGGGTATATCCTCTATGCAGGTTGCCTGTGCCAGGACTAAAACGAGTATGAACGGGCTGGCGGTGATAACGGCTCATGGCAGAGATCCCCATCCTGCAAGAGAGGCTTTTGTTGCTGAAATCAAACTGGGGAAGAATGTTCTCCTGCTTCCTGCAGATACTTTCGGGTCCTTGGAAGTTGCCAAAATCCTAGAAGAAATGGGAGTGCACGCCAGGATATACGTCTGTGAAAAACTGGGCTATCCTGAGGAAAGTATAATTGAAGGCACAGTTGCCAATCCCCCGGTGGCCCAATCGACTCTTTACTGCCTGCTGGTTGTCAGATAA